Proteins from a single region of Nakamurella deserti:
- a CDS encoding cupin domain-containing protein has translation MISGCSPQQAAPAPVTGEVGAQPSTPCCLVLRPSEIEVFDRGSGVRTVPFVGKWNTPANESNRVTTGMTVFKPGTGIPPHSHNVEESVLVFAGEATAVIGDERFDLVAGQATWVPAGISHCFINRGDGDMTIYWVYGGRDITRTVTATGETFEHLSASDRGATPAS, from the coding sequence ATGATCAGCGGATGCAGCCCACAGCAAGCAGCGCCGGCACCGGTCACCGGTGAGGTGGGGGCGCAGCCGTCGACGCCGTGTTGCCTGGTGCTGCGCCCGTCGGAGATCGAGGTGTTCGACCGGGGCAGTGGGGTGAGAACCGTTCCGTTCGTCGGGAAGTGGAACACCCCGGCCAACGAAAGCAACCGGGTCACCACCGGCATGACGGTGTTCAAGCCGGGGACCGGGATCCCGCCGCACTCGCACAACGTCGAGGAATCGGTGCTGGTGTTCGCCGGTGAAGCCACTGCCGTGATCGGTGACGAGCGGTTCGACCTGGTCGCCGGGCAGGCCACCTGGGTGCCGGCCGGGATCTCGCACTGCTTCATCAACCGTGGCGACGGCGACATGACCATCTACTGGGTGTACGGGGGCCGCGACATCACCCGCACCGTCACCGCCACCGGCGAGACGTTCGAGCACCTGTCGGCCAGCGACCGCGGCGCCACCCCCGCGTCCTGA
- a CDS encoding ABC transporter substrate-binding protein — MNTSPLHFSAGRAIGRRRFISSMAAVTALTTLAACGGGDAPAAATAAPNSVSEGVYPDYYPADYSSIVDGSKAEGGELTIYSNTDQENWAPIFRDFQKKYPWVKTINANNLDSDEVFQRALSEQATGSSPADVLVSNAAQAWAEYAEGGTDRLAAYESPELSELPDFATLLPNVYTMSTDPMTIAYNTALLPEGVTGVSSLAQLVAADPAKFADKITTRDVGGAFGFTVSNAFTTANPDAWTSLETILPQARPETSSGTQTEKILSGEYMVGFFISGAPAYPIVANSGGLLQVAFPDDGTVVLPRGIGIAPKAPHMNTAKLFTDFVLSTEGQRSLAEGGLTSYREDVKQADGLHTYQEVVDKVGQDKVILVKYELVSEADVTTFTDKWDGLLGQ; from the coding sequence GTGAACACCTCACCACTGCACTTCTCGGCTGGACGGGCCATCGGCCGCCGCCGCTTCATCTCCTCGATGGCCGCCGTGACGGCCCTGACGACGTTGGCCGCCTGTGGCGGCGGCGATGCGCCGGCTGCGGCGACCGCGGCCCCCAATTCCGTGTCCGAGGGGGTGTACCCCGACTACTACCCGGCCGATTACAGCTCGATCGTCGACGGCTCCAAGGCCGAGGGTGGGGAGTTGACGATCTACTCCAACACCGACCAGGAGAACTGGGCGCCGATCTTCCGCGACTTTCAGAAGAAGTACCCGTGGGTCAAGACCATCAACGCCAACAACCTCGACAGCGACGAGGTCTTCCAGCGGGCCCTGTCCGAGCAGGCCACCGGCAGCTCGCCGGCGGACGTCCTCGTGTCCAACGCCGCACAGGCCTGGGCGGAGTACGCCGAGGGCGGCACCGACCGGCTGGCCGCATACGAGTCGCCGGAGCTGTCCGAGCTTCCGGACTTCGCCACACTGCTGCCCAACGTATACACGATGTCGACCGATCCGATGACGATCGCCTACAACACCGCCCTGTTGCCCGAGGGGGTCACCGGCGTCTCGAGTCTCGCGCAGCTGGTCGCGGCCGACCCGGCGAAGTTCGCCGACAAGATCACCACCCGCGACGTCGGTGGTGCGTTCGGGTTCACCGTCTCCAACGCTTTCACGACCGCCAACCCCGACGCCTGGACGAGTCTGGAGACGATCCTGCCCCAAGCCCGCCCGGAGACGTCCTCGGGCACCCAGACGGAGAAGATCCTGTCCGGTGAGTACATGGTCGGCTTCTTCATCAGCGGCGCTCCGGCCTACCCGATCGTGGCCAACAGCGGCGGCCTGCTGCAGGTTGCTTTCCCCGACGACGGCACCGTGGTGCTGCCCCGCGGTATCGGCATCGCGCCGAAGGCACCGCACATGAACACCGCGAAACTGTTCACCGACTTCGTGCTGTCCACCGAGGGCCAGCGCAGCCTGGCCGAGGGTGGCCTGACCTCCTACCGCGAGGACGTCAAGCAGGCCGACGGCCTGCACACCTACCAGGAAGTCGTCGACAAGGTCGGCCAGGACAAGGTCATCCTCGTCAAGTATGAACTGGTCTCCGAGGCCGACGTCACGACGTTCACCGACAAGTGGGACGGGCTGCTCGGCCAGTAG
- a CDS encoding GntR family transcriptional regulator, translating to MSQPAELFSTKSDYAYARVRELILSAELPPGAVINQEALAKRIGISTTPLREALKRLQQRGMVDLGAHRDATVTTLSAEEARDLLEVRRSLDPLAASLAAERRTKSDIALLRASLGGLTPLPGNPTFDMLVNHRRFHTAIYRASHNDLLIETLDGCWDKADRYRMYGLQVERGDDERAQKAHEHALLVEFIVSGDGESAAQVMREHIDTSLGAKSAWRLMKPADDAPPP from the coding sequence ATGTCGCAGCCAGCTGAGCTGTTCTCCACCAAGAGCGACTACGCCTACGCCCGCGTACGCGAGTTGATCTTGTCGGCTGAACTGCCCCCTGGGGCGGTCATCAATCAGGAGGCGCTGGCCAAGCGGATCGGCATCAGCACGACCCCTCTGCGGGAGGCGCTGAAGCGTCTTCAGCAGCGCGGCATGGTGGATCTCGGAGCGCACCGCGACGCCACCGTGACCACCTTGAGTGCCGAAGAAGCGCGCGACCTGCTCGAGGTCAGGAGGTCCCTCGATCCGCTGGCGGCGTCGCTGGCCGCCGAACGACGTACGAAGAGCGACATCGCCCTGCTGCGAGCCTCTCTGGGCGGGCTGACACCGCTTCCGGGCAACCCCACCTTCGACATGCTCGTCAACCACCGGCGTTTCCACACCGCCATCTACCGCGCTTCGCACAACGACCTGCTGATCGAGACGCTCGACGGCTGTTGGGACAAGGCCGACCGCTACCGCATGTATGGCTTGCAGGTCGAGCGCGGCGACGACGAGCGGGCCCAGAAGGCGCACGAACACGCGCTCCTGGTCGAGTTCATCGTGTCCGGTGACGGCGAGTCCGCCGCTCAGGTGATGCGGGAACACATCGACACCAGCCTCGGCGCGAAGTCGGCGTGGCGTTTGATGAAGCCGGCCGACGACGCGCCGCCCCCGTGA
- a CDS encoding NAD-dependent succinate-semialdehyde dehydrogenase — MSTATALSVDSITTTNPATGADLTTYPATGDAGIDAALDRSAAAQQQWSRLSPADRGAVIGAAAGVLRRRVAELALLITREMGKPLAESRAEVEKCAWACDYYAEHAGDFLADELVTTGADDSWVSYEPVGLVLAVMPWNFPLWQVFRFAAPALMAGNGALLKHSPNTTGCALAVADILAEAGAPVGLFAALVVPEPQVPATTTRIIADPRVGAVTVTGSERAGVAVAVAAGRAIKKSVLELGGSDPFVVLADADLAATAILAAKSRFLNGGQSCISAKRFIVEAPVADQFTRLFVAAVEALTIGDPEQPGTDIGPMARADLVDGIDRQVQASVAAGATVLTGGHKLVGESALAGNYYAPTVLGSVTPGMPVYDEETFGPVAAVIVADDIDDAVRIANDTPFGLAASVWTSDSAAGVAVGKRITSGACFVNAVVASDVRMPFGGTRRSGYGRELAQAGIREFVNTRTWVLNNRPPTQAPASE; from the coding sequence GTGTCCACCGCGACAGCGCTGTCGGTCGACAGCATCACCACGACCAACCCGGCCACCGGCGCAGACCTGACGACCTACCCGGCCACCGGTGACGCCGGCATCGACGCGGCCCTGGACCGCAGCGCCGCCGCCCAGCAGCAGTGGTCCCGGCTGTCGCCGGCCGACCGGGGGGCGGTGATCGGCGCCGCCGCCGGGGTGCTGCGTCGCCGGGTCGCGGAACTCGCGCTGCTGATCACCCGGGAGATGGGCAAGCCGCTCGCGGAATCCCGTGCGGAGGTGGAGAAGTGCGCGTGGGCGTGTGACTACTACGCCGAGCACGCCGGGGACTTCCTCGCCGACGAACTCGTCACCACCGGCGCCGACGATAGCTGGGTCAGCTACGAACCGGTCGGGCTGGTGCTGGCGGTGATGCCGTGGAACTTCCCGCTGTGGCAGGTGTTCCGGTTCGCTGCACCCGCTCTGATGGCGGGAAACGGGGCGTTGTTGAAGCACTCCCCGAACACCACCGGGTGCGCGCTGGCCGTCGCCGACATCCTCGCCGAGGCGGGTGCCCCGGTCGGGCTGTTCGCCGCCCTGGTCGTTCCGGAGCCGCAGGTGCCGGCGACGACAACCCGGATCATCGCCGACCCCAGGGTCGGGGCAGTCACCGTCACCGGCAGCGAGCGCGCCGGCGTCGCGGTGGCCGTCGCCGCCGGGCGGGCCATCAAGAAGTCGGTGCTGGAGCTGGGTGGCTCGGACCCCTTCGTGGTGCTGGCCGACGCCGACCTCGCGGCCACCGCCATACTGGCGGCGAAGTCCCGGTTCCTCAACGGTGGCCAGAGCTGCATCTCGGCGAAGCGGTTCATCGTCGAAGCCCCGGTCGCTGACCAGTTCACCCGGCTGTTCGTCGCCGCGGTCGAAGCCCTCACCATCGGGGATCCGGAACAGCCCGGCACCGACATCGGACCGATGGCTCGGGCGGACCTCGTGGACGGCATCGACCGGCAGGTGCAGGCTTCCGTCGCCGCCGGCGCCACCGTCCTCACCGGCGGGCACAAGCTCGTGGGGGAGTCGGCGCTGGCCGGGAACTACTATGCTCCCACCGTTCTCGGCAGCGTCACCCCCGGGATGCCGGTGTACGACGAGGAGACCTTCGGCCCCGTCGCTGCGGTCATCGTCGCCGACGACATCGACGACGCCGTCCGCATCGCCAACGACACCCCCTTCGGGCTCGCTGCGAGCGTGTGGACGTCCGACTCCGCCGCCGGGGTGGCCGTCGGGAAGCGCATCACCTCCGGCGCCTGCTTCGTCAACGCCGTGGTCGCCTCCGACGTGCGGATGCCCTTCGGCGGGACCCGCCGCAGCGGGTACGGCCGCGAACTCGCCCAGGCCGGCATCCGTGAATTCGTCAACACCCGCACCTGGGTCCTCAACAACCGCCCACCGACCCAAGCGCCTGCCTCGGAATGA
- a CDS encoding putative quinol monooxygenase encodes MMFAVHVTVQVRPECREEFLSAIDTAARIAVRDEPGCHLFDVTEIDPSSNTFAFYELYTDAEAVEAGHRRSPHFRAWRQVADRVLVPGSQVTASGALLVTARKSDRVQFGESR; translated from the coding sequence ATGATGTTCGCTGTCCATGTCACAGTGCAGGTGAGACCGGAGTGCCGCGAGGAATTCCTCAGCGCCATCGACACCGCGGCCCGAATCGCTGTGCGCGACGAACCCGGCTGCCACCTGTTCGACGTCACCGAGATCGACCCCAGCAGCAACACGTTCGCCTTCTACGAGCTGTACACCGACGCCGAAGCCGTCGAGGCCGGGCACCGCCGGTCACCACATTTCAGGGCGTGGCGGCAGGTCGCAGACCGCGTCCTGGTGCCCGGCTCGCAAGTCACTGCCAGCGGTGCCCTACTGGTCACCGCCCGCAAGTCCGATCGTGTGCAATTCGGCGAATCCCGATGA
- a CDS encoding thioester reductase domain-containing protein — MNRTDIEQFVVSAVAAALGVPDGEVPVEVPLDEQGMDSLAMIKLASSLSEVLGVPVDPTLCYEYPDVPSLCAQLARMAGGGAGSPVPVDLGPRRERWLPGPFITARTPWQRRLATVCAEVIHVDRVGLYDAFHELFLGDAAVVAAWRQALEALGVEWTATVARAPHVAALADTVEADLKGHAVAPELAAPSTLEDEAMLPDDIRPSPAGAVPSGIDTVLLTGATGYVGAYLLHELLRRPDLRVICLVRAQSVAAGRDRIEKNMQRYDLPFSAAGSERVEVVLGDLAAPRLGLTDAVWADLACRSDVIVHNGAWVNFVLPYQPLKPVNVGGTLEMLRLATGQRTIPMHFISTLWILATDDDGLSRTVLEDDTTGDSENLPNGYEQSKWVSDRLVQTAMQRGHPASIHRLGLMSGESAGGRYHQAGDFLSCFIKGCLQMGAMPSLDQELEMVPVDFAARVVVDRVLDPTVSGRCYHLTHPDAANATDALPVLRDLGYPLRALGWDEWKSEFLGLGPRLESNALAPFVEFLRPIAPHQTGLPPLDLANFQAAVASSGARCLPSMQLLRRYVNDFQRSGFIERPTRMDRLM; from the coding sequence GTGAACCGCACCGACATAGAGCAGTTCGTGGTCTCGGCAGTCGCCGCCGCGTTGGGCGTGCCGGACGGCGAGGTGCCGGTCGAGGTGCCCCTGGATGAGCAGGGCATGGACTCGCTCGCCATGATCAAGCTCGCCTCCAGCTTGTCAGAGGTGCTCGGAGTGCCCGTCGACCCGACGCTGTGTTACGAGTACCCGGACGTTCCGTCGCTCTGCGCCCAACTGGCCCGCATGGCCGGCGGTGGCGCCGGGTCGCCAGTGCCCGTCGATCTCGGTCCACGGCGTGAGCGGTGGCTTCCGGGACCGTTCATCACCGCGCGGACACCATGGCAACGGCGATTGGCCACGGTGTGTGCGGAAGTGATCCACGTCGACCGGGTGGGGCTGTACGACGCGTTCCATGAATTGTTTCTCGGCGACGCGGCGGTGGTGGCCGCGTGGCGCCAGGCGTTGGAGGCGCTCGGGGTCGAGTGGACGGCAACGGTTGCTCGAGCCCCGCATGTGGCCGCGCTCGCAGACACCGTGGAGGCCGATCTCAAAGGCCACGCGGTGGCTCCTGAGCTGGCGGCCCCCAGCACGTTGGAAGACGAAGCCATGTTGCCCGACGACATCCGCCCGTCGCCGGCAGGAGCGGTTCCGTCGGGCATCGACACTGTGTTGCTGACCGGGGCCACCGGCTACGTCGGCGCCTACCTGTTGCACGAGCTCCTCCGGCGCCCAGATCTACGGGTGATCTGTCTTGTCCGGGCGCAGTCGGTGGCGGCCGGCCGGGACCGCATCGAGAAAAACATGCAGCGTTACGACCTGCCCTTCTCAGCCGCCGGATCCGAACGTGTGGAGGTCGTCCTCGGCGACCTGGCCGCACCGAGACTGGGTTTGACCGATGCAGTGTGGGCCGACCTCGCCTGTCGGTCTGACGTGATCGTCCACAACGGTGCCTGGGTCAATTTCGTCCTGCCCTACCAGCCCCTCAAACCCGTCAACGTGGGCGGGACCCTGGAGATGCTGCGCTTGGCTACAGGACAACGAACGATCCCGATGCACTTCATTTCGACGCTGTGGATCTTGGCGACCGATGACGACGGGCTCTCCCGCACTGTTCTGGAAGACGACACGACCGGGGACAGCGAGAACCTGCCGAACGGCTACGAACAGAGCAAATGGGTGTCTGACCGGCTCGTCCAGACAGCGATGCAACGCGGCCACCCCGCGTCCATCCACCGCCTTGGGCTCATGTCCGGCGAGTCCGCCGGCGGCCGTTACCACCAGGCCGGCGACTTCCTCTCCTGCTTCATCAAGGGCTGCCTGCAGATGGGGGCCATGCCGTCCCTGGACCAGGAGCTCGAGATGGTGCCCGTGGACTTCGCTGCCCGGGTGGTCGTCGACCGGGTTCTCGACCCGACTGTGTCCGGACGCTGTTACCACCTGACCCATCCGGACGCGGCCAACGCGACGGACGCACTGCCCGTCCTCCGAGACTTGGGATACCCCCTACGGGCTCTGGGGTGGGACGAATGGAAATCGGAGTTCCTTGGCCTGGGACCACGACTGGAGTCGAATGCGCTAGCTCCGTTCGTCGAGTTCCTCCGCCCTATTGCGCCTCACCAAACCGGATTACCACCTCTGGACCTCGCAAACTTCCAAGCCGCGGTGGCCTCCTCGGGAGCCCGGTGTCTGCCTTCGATGCAGCTGCTGAGAAGGTACGTGAACGACTTCCAGAGATCCGGATTCATCGAACGTCCCACACGAATGGACCGCTTGATGTAA
- a CDS encoding MFS transporter: MTALLAQSTLTQVLTFTVRPAATYRALELGVPTPWLGALGASFAVVPLLLALPSGHAADRFGERAVMMAGSLLMAASGVTFLAFSRDVAGLVLGSVVLGTGHLLTVIGQQAAVANTAAEGTFDAAFGHYTFAASLGQALGPALLAVAGGRSTIPDTAAVFTVAVAVGVLLVLCTLAIKPTRPSRDRPDADRGGIAVLLKAPGLTRALLISCIVLAAVDISLVYLPALGADRGMSAGFVGVLLVLRAAASMASRLFLGQLVSWLGRTRLMLVSIALAAASMTTVALPMPTVFIVMLVVLLGLGLGVGQPLTMSWLAEAAPPGLRGRAMSLRLTGNRLGQVVIPSAVGAVAVGVGAAGVFWATAAALGCAGLAARKLVTVSPTPTSTTPTSTEGKS; this comes from the coding sequence GTGACCGCGCTGCTGGCGCAGTCGACGCTCACGCAGGTTCTGACGTTCACTGTGCGCCCCGCTGCCACCTACCGGGCACTGGAGCTCGGCGTTCCGACGCCATGGCTCGGAGCGCTCGGCGCGAGCTTCGCCGTGGTTCCGTTGCTGCTGGCACTGCCGTCGGGCCATGCAGCGGACCGCTTCGGTGAACGCGCGGTCATGATGGCCGGGTCCCTGCTGATGGCCGCATCGGGAGTCACGTTCCTGGCCTTCAGCCGAGACGTCGCCGGTCTCGTCCTGGGCAGCGTCGTCCTGGGTACCGGCCACCTACTCACCGTCATCGGGCAGCAAGCAGCGGTGGCCAACACGGCCGCCGAAGGCACGTTCGACGCCGCCTTCGGCCACTACACCTTCGCCGCTTCCCTCGGTCAAGCTCTGGGACCGGCCCTCCTCGCGGTGGCCGGCGGCCGCAGCACCATCCCCGACACGGCCGCAGTGTTCACCGTCGCCGTGGCTGTCGGTGTGCTGCTGGTGCTCTGCACCCTGGCCATCAAGCCGACTCGACCCAGTCGCGATCGGCCCGACGCCGACCGCGGCGGCATAGCTGTTCTCCTGAAGGCGCCTGGTCTGACCCGTGCCCTTCTCATCAGCTGCATCGTCCTGGCAGCAGTGGACATCAGCCTGGTGTACCTGCCTGCGCTCGGCGCCGACCGCGGTATGAGCGCCGGGTTCGTCGGTGTCCTCCTCGTCCTGCGGGCAGCGGCGTCGATGGCGTCCCGGTTGTTCCTCGGGCAGCTGGTGTCCTGGCTCGGACGCACCCGGCTCATGCTCGTCTCCATCGCGCTGGCGGCCGCATCGATGACCACCGTCGCTCTGCCGATGCCCACCGTGTTCATCGTGATGCTGGTCGTGCTGCTCGGGCTCGGCCTCGGCGTGGGCCAGCCGTTGACCATGTCCTGGTTGGCCGAGGCTGCACCGCCCGGACTGCGTGGGCGTGCGATGTCGTTGCGTCTCACCGGTAACCGGCTCGGTCAGGTGGTCATTCCGAGCGCAGTGGGGGCGGTCGCCGTCGGGGTCGGCGCCGCCGGCGTCTTCTGGGCCACCGCCGCCGCTCTCGGCTGCGCCGGCCTGGCGGCGCGGAAACTCGTCACTGTGTCACCCACCCCGACATCGACCACTCCAACCTCTACCGAAGGAAAGTCATGA
- the rraA gene encoding ribonuclease E activity regulator RraA yields the protein MTVDATADLYDQHLESLQCCETQFRNYGGRPAFHGPATTVRCFQDNALLKSILSTAGNGGVLVVDGGGSLHTALMGDLIGQLGVDNGWAGIVINGAVRDTALLADMDLGVKALGSIPRKSAKTGAGERDAVITFGGATFTTGDHVWCDADGVVALPV from the coding sequence ATGACCGTCGACGCGACCGCGGACCTCTACGACCAGCACCTGGAATCGTTGCAGTGCTGCGAGACGCAGTTCCGAAACTACGGCGGGAGGCCCGCCTTCCACGGGCCCGCAACCACCGTCCGTTGCTTCCAGGACAATGCGCTGCTCAAGTCCATTCTGTCCACCGCCGGCAACGGCGGCGTCCTGGTCGTCGACGGCGGCGGCAGCCTGCACACCGCGCTGATGGGCGACCTCATCGGCCAGCTCGGCGTCGACAACGGATGGGCCGGCATCGTCATCAACGGCGCCGTCCGCGACACCGCACTGCTCGCCGACATGGACCTCGGCGTCAAGGCCCTCGGCTCGATCCCCCGTAAGAGCGCCAAGACAGGCGCCGGTGAACGCGACGCCGTCATCACCTTCGGGGGCGCCACCTTCACCACCGGCGACCACGTCTGGTGCGATGCCGACGGAGTCGTCGCCCTTCCTGTCTGA